One genomic segment of Paraburkholderia aromaticivorans includes these proteins:
- a CDS encoding ABC transporter ATP-binding protein produces the protein MSEPMLKVSGLNAFYGRAHILFDVGLEVGRGEVVALMGRNGAGKSTTMKAVMGLLPRRHGEVSFRGQNIAALPPYKIARMGMGFVPEDRRVFADLTVMENLDTGRQPPRDGAPQWTPEKLFRLFPNLGEMPQRPGGQMSGGEQQMLTVSRTLMGNPYLVLLDEPSEGVAPVIVEQMANMILELKREGLSILLSEQNLHFAELVSDRAYVLEKGQIRFSGTIGELAQNETVRRAYLSV, from the coding sequence ATGAGCGAGCCGATGCTGAAGGTCTCCGGCCTTAACGCGTTCTACGGCCGCGCGCATATTCTGTTCGACGTCGGCCTCGAAGTTGGCCGCGGCGAAGTCGTGGCGCTGATGGGCCGCAACGGCGCCGGCAAATCGACCACGATGAAAGCGGTAATGGGTTTGCTGCCGCGCCGCCACGGCGAAGTGAGTTTTCGCGGCCAGAACATCGCGGCGTTGCCGCCGTACAAGATCGCGCGCATGGGCATGGGCTTCGTGCCCGAGGATCGGCGCGTGTTCGCGGATCTGACCGTGATGGAGAACCTCGACACCGGCCGTCAGCCGCCGCGCGACGGCGCACCGCAGTGGACGCCGGAAAAGCTGTTCCGGCTCTTCCCCAATCTCGGCGAAATGCCGCAGCGTCCGGGCGGCCAGATGAGCGGCGGCGAGCAGCAGATGCTCACCGTGTCGCGCACGTTGATGGGCAATCCCTATCTGGTGCTGCTCGACGAACCGTCCGAAGGCGTGGCGCCGGTGATCGTCGAGCAGATGGCGAACATGATTCTCGAACTCAAGCGCGAAGGGCTGTCGATTCTGTTGTCCGAACAGAATCTGCACTTTGCCGAGCTGGTCAGCGACCGCGCGTATGTGCTCGAGAAAGGGCAGATCCGTTTTAGCGGCACGATCGGCGAACTCGCACAGAACGAAACAGTGAGGCGCGCTTATCTGAGCGTGTGA
- a CDS encoding ABC transporter ATP-binding protein, whose amino-acid sequence MSLLRVCGLSRSFGGLKAVDNVSFDLEAGELLALLGPNGAGKSTCFNMVNGQLPPSSGSIRLDGQELVGMRPREIWRLGVGRTFQIAATFNSMTVIENVQMALVSRERQTFGLWKPTRSRYADEALALLDQVGMAAEANRACGVLAYGDVKRVELAIALANRPKLLLMDEPTAGMAPKERNELMALTRRLVTDHKIGVLFTEHSMDVVFAYADRMIVLARGKLIAEGDAESIRNDPRVQEVYFGTGKTFQPHASLHEAAGGHQGHGARP is encoded by the coding sequence ATGAGCTTGCTGCGCGTCTGCGGTCTCTCCAGATCGTTCGGCGGCCTCAAGGCGGTCGACAATGTCTCGTTCGATCTCGAAGCCGGCGAGTTGCTGGCGCTGCTGGGGCCGAACGGCGCCGGCAAGTCCACCTGTTTCAACATGGTCAACGGGCAGTTGCCGCCTTCGTCCGGGTCGATTCGTCTCGACGGTCAGGAACTGGTCGGCATGCGTCCGCGTGAGATCTGGCGGCTGGGTGTGGGCCGCACCTTTCAGATTGCCGCGACCTTCAACTCCATGACCGTGATCGAGAATGTGCAGATGGCGCTGGTCTCGCGCGAACGCCAGACCTTCGGGCTATGGAAGCCCACCCGTTCGCGCTACGCCGACGAAGCCCTCGCGCTGCTCGACCAGGTCGGCATGGCCGCGGAGGCGAACCGCGCGTGCGGCGTGCTCGCTTATGGCGACGTCAAGCGCGTCGAACTCGCGATTGCGCTCGCCAACCGCCCGAAGCTGCTGCTGATGGATGAACCCACCGCCGGCATGGCGCCGAAGGAGCGCAACGAATTGATGGCGCTGACGAGGCGTCTCGTCACCGACCACAAGATCGGCGTGCTGTTTACCGAACACAGCATGGACGTCGTATTCGCCTACGCCGATCGCATGATCGTCCTCGCGCGTGGCAAGCTGATCGCCGAGGGCGACGCCGAGTCGATCCGCAACGACCCGCGCGTCCAGGAAGTCTATTTCGGCACCGGCAAAACCTTCCAGCCGCACGCGTCGCTGCACGAGGCAGCGGGCGGCCATCAAGGACACGGAGCGCGGCCATGA
- a CDS encoding molybdopterin cofactor-binding domain-containing protein, producing the protein MSGPDFSVDRRAAPPSRQQLYDAQSVLIVTRPPQAAVKPALGQPGSRSSFVPTEADLFLVVRDDGSVVAFNGHVDLGTGIGTALAQIVAEELDVPLTRVSIVLGHTREAPNQGPTIASATIQISAVPLRHAAAQARQFLLAQAAARFNVGAEQLDVRDGVVFQRDGDTAAKGLSYGDLISGKRVELQLDTQAPLKSPDTYRVVGRSAPRIDIPAKAAGELSFVHDVRVPGMLHGRVVRPPYAGVAQGDFMGNSLLRVDEDSVSDLPGIVKVVVVRDFVGIVAEREEVAQQAAKRLRVQWKAVDGLPSLDTSEAVEAALRANPATRRDLVIEGDVDAALAQDPARTLERTYVWPFQMHASIGPSCAVADYREDALKVWSGTQNPHSLRADLALLMSIDEANIEIVRMDAAGCYGRNCADDVAADAALLSRATGSPVRVQLSREDEHAWEPKGAAQLMDVHGALTAEGELAAYDFATRYPSNDAPTLALLLTGTIAAQPQVFEMGDRTAVPPYDYRTMRVVCDDTPPIVRASWLRGVSALPNTFAHESFIDELAVEAGVDPVEFRLQHLRDPRAIELVKAVAEKAGWQPRNTEPKEEAGDIARGRGIAYARYVHSKFPGFGAAWSAWVADVEVNRRSGELAVTRVVVGQDTGTMVNPDGVRHQIHGNVIQATSRALKERVTFGENAVTSQEWGAYPILTFREVPVIDVVMMPRHGEPPMGAGESASLPGAAAIANALFDATGVRFRRPPFTPETIRAALADAQAEDKAARKKRRWRWGFLGTVAAGAVGWLGAFSLAPHAIAPIAPIAPPLASAFAPELVARGKLLASLGNCAVCHTAHNGVPNAGGKPLETPFGTVYSTNITPDGQTGIGTWSLEAFVRAMRQGISRDGHRLYPAFPYTSFQNVSDDDLKALYAYLMAQTPVRSRPPETKLAYPFSVRPLMAAWNGLFLGRTAFTANAAQSAQWNRGAYLVNGLGHCSACHTPRNAFGAEKTGAAFMGGGIAEGWEAPALSTLSNAPVPWSEDELFSYLRYGHAPLHGVAAGPMAPVVGDLAALPDSDIRAMAAYLASLNPLEPNANPAAMAQQAEQASAISGMPSGLGARLFDGACAACHHTGSGPQLFGAHPSLALNTNLHSATPDNLIRVILDGIGSPARPELGTMPAYRDSFNDAQVAELVAYLRQQFAGGKPAWQDVTASVARIRATPRAD; encoded by the coding sequence ATGAGCGGGCCGGATTTCAGCGTCGATCGACGCGCCGCGCCGCCCTCGCGGCAGCAACTCTACGACGCGCAGAGCGTGTTGATCGTCACCCGGCCGCCGCAAGCGGCGGTGAAGCCGGCGCTCGGTCAGCCGGGCTCGCGTTCGTCGTTCGTGCCGACCGAAGCGGACCTGTTCCTCGTGGTGCGCGACGACGGCAGCGTGGTGGCGTTCAACGGCCACGTCGATCTGGGCACCGGCATCGGCACGGCGCTCGCGCAGATCGTCGCGGAAGAGCTCGATGTGCCGCTCACGCGCGTGTCGATCGTGCTCGGCCATACGCGTGAAGCGCCGAATCAGGGGCCGACGATCGCCAGCGCGACGATCCAGATATCGGCGGTGCCGTTGAGGCACGCCGCCGCGCAGGCGCGGCAATTTCTGCTGGCGCAAGCGGCGGCGCGGTTCAACGTTGGCGCCGAGCAACTCGACGTGCGCGACGGTGTCGTTTTTCAACGCGACGGCGACACCGCTGCGAAAGGCCTCAGCTACGGCGATCTGATCAGCGGCAAACGGGTCGAATTGCAGCTCGACACGCAAGCGCCGCTGAAGTCTCCGGACACGTACAGGGTCGTTGGCAGAAGCGCGCCGCGCATCGATATTCCGGCGAAGGCCGCCGGTGAGTTGAGTTTCGTGCACGACGTGCGGGTGCCAGGGATGCTGCACGGTCGCGTGGTGCGCCCGCCCTATGCCGGCGTCGCGCAGGGCGACTTCATGGGCAACAGTCTGCTGCGCGTGGATGAAGATTCGGTCAGCGATTTGCCTGGCATCGTGAAGGTCGTGGTGGTTCGCGATTTCGTCGGCATCGTGGCGGAGCGTGAGGAAGTCGCGCAGCAGGCCGCGAAGCGGCTTCGCGTGCAATGGAAAGCGGTCGACGGCTTGCCGTCGCTCGACACCAGCGAGGCAGTGGAAGCGGCCTTGCGGGCGAATCCGGCCACACGGCGCGACCTGGTGATCGAGGGCGATGTCGATGCAGCGCTGGCGCAAGACCCCGCCCGCACGCTTGAGCGCACCTACGTGTGGCCGTTCCAGATGCATGCATCGATTGGACCTTCTTGCGCGGTGGCCGACTATCGCGAGGACGCGTTGAAGGTCTGGTCGGGCACGCAGAATCCGCATTCGCTGCGCGCCGATCTCGCGTTGCTGATGAGCATCGACGAGGCGAACATCGAGATCGTGCGGATGGACGCGGCGGGCTGCTACGGCCGCAATTGCGCGGACGATGTCGCCGCCGACGCCGCATTGCTCTCGCGCGCCACGGGCAGTCCGGTGCGTGTGCAACTTTCGCGCGAAGACGAGCACGCGTGGGAGCCGAAAGGCGCCGCGCAATTGATGGACGTGCACGGCGCACTGACCGCCGAGGGCGAACTGGCCGCGTACGACTTCGCCACCCGCTATCCGTCCAACGATGCGCCTACGTTGGCGCTGCTCCTGACCGGCACGATCGCCGCGCAGCCGCAAGTGTTCGAAATGGGCGACCGCACGGCCGTGCCGCCGTACGACTACCGCACCATGCGCGTCGTCTGCGACGACACGCCGCCGATCGTGCGGGCGTCTTGGTTGCGCGGGGTATCGGCATTGCCGAACACGTTCGCGCACGAGTCGTTCATCGACGAACTGGCGGTCGAGGCGGGCGTCGATCCGGTCGAGTTTCGATTGCAGCACCTGCGCGATCCACGCGCGATAGAACTGGTGAAGGCCGTCGCGGAGAAGGCCGGTTGGCAACCGCGCAATACCGAACCAAAAGAAGAAGCGGGCGATATCGCGCGCGGACGAGGCATCGCCTACGCGCGCTACGTGCACAGCAAATTTCCCGGCTTCGGCGCGGCGTGGTCCGCGTGGGTGGCCGACGTGGAAGTCAACCGCAGGAGCGGCGAGCTCGCGGTGACGCGCGTGGTGGTCGGCCAGGACACCGGCACGATGGTGAATCCCGACGGCGTGCGTCATCAGATACACGGCAACGTGATCCAGGCGACGAGTCGCGCGCTGAAAGAGCGCGTGACGTTCGGCGAGAACGCGGTGACGAGCCAGGAGTGGGGCGCTTATCCGATCCTGACCTTCCGTGAAGTCCCCGTGATCGACGTGGTGATGATGCCGCGCCACGGCGAACCGCCGATGGGCGCGGGCGAATCCGCGTCGCTGCCCGGCGCGGCGGCGATAGCCAATGCACTTTTCGACGCCACGGGCGTGCGATTTCGGCGGCCGCCTTTCACGCCGGAAACGATCCGCGCCGCGCTCGCCGACGCGCAAGCCGAAGACAAGGCGGCGCGTAAGAAGAGGCGCTGGCGATGGGGTTTTCTCGGCACTGTCGCGGCGGGCGCAGTCGGTTGGCTCGGCGCATTCTCGCTCGCGCCGCACGCTATCGCACCGATCGCGCCGATCGCGCCGCCGCTCGCGAGCGCGTTTGCGCCGGAGCTCGTGGCGCGCGGCAAACTGCTTGCGTCGCTCGGCAATTGCGCGGTTTGCCATACCGCGCACAACGGCGTGCCGAACGCCGGCGGCAAGCCGCTCGAGACGCCCTTCGGCACTGTGTACAGCACCAACATCACGCCGGACGGCCAGACCGGCATCGGCACCTGGTCGCTCGAAGCGTTCGTGCGGGCGATGCGGCAAGGCATCAGCCGCGATGGCCATCGTCTTTATCCGGCCTTCCCGTACACCTCGTTCCAGAACGTGTCCGACGACGATCTGAAAGCGCTCTATGCCTATCTGATGGCGCAAACGCCGGTCCGTTCACGTCCGCCGGAAACGAAACTGGCGTATCCGTTCAGCGTGCGTCCGCTGATGGCGGCATGGAACGGCCTCTTTCTCGGACGCACGGCCTTCACCGCCAACGCGGCACAAAGCGCGCAATGGAATCGCGGCGCGTATCTGGTGAATGGGCTCGGCCATTGCAGCGCGTGTCACACGCCGCGCAATGCATTCGGCGCCGAGAAAACCGGCGCGGCGTTCATGGGCGGCGGCATTGCCGAAGGCTGGGAAGCGCCCGCCTTATCGACGCTTTCGAATGCGCCCGTGCCCTGGAGCGAGGACGAACTGTTCAGCTATTTGCGCTACGGCCACGCGCCGTTGCACGGCGTCGCGGCGGGGCCGATGGCGCCGGTCGTCGGCGATCTGGCGGCGCTGCCCGACAGCGATATTCGCGCGATGGCCGCGTATCTCGCGTCGCTCAATCCGTTGGAACCCAACGCGAATCCGGCAGCGATGGCGCAACAGGCCGAACAGGCCAGCGCGATCTCCGGCATGCCTTCCGGCCTCGGCGCGCGGCTCTTCGACGGCGCATGCGCCGCCTGTCATCACACCGGCAGCGGGCCGCAACTGTTCGGCGCGCATCCATCGCTCGCGCTCAATACGAATCTGCACAGCGCGACGCCTGATAACCTGATTCGCGTGATCCTCGACGGCATCGGCTCGCCTGCGCGGCCCGAACTCGGTACGATGCCGGCTTACCGCGACAGTTTCAACGACGCCCAGGTCGCCGAACTCGTCGCTTACCTGCGACAGCAGTTCGCCGGCGGCAAGCCGGCCTGGCAGGACGTTACGGCGAGCGTCGCCCGGATCCGCGCGACGCCGCGCGCCGATTGA
- a CDS encoding ABC transporter substrate-binding protein — protein sequence MTTRAGWMTRLMVPTLLSLAALSASAQQTIKIGEINSYKAQPAFLGPYKNGWNLALDQVNAAGGVLGKQLEVVSRDDNGNPGDTIRVAQELIAREQVQLLFGGFLSNTGLALTDFAKQKKIFFLAAEPLTDKIVWADGNKYTYRLRPSTYMQVAMLVPEAAKLKKKRWALVYPNYEYGQSAVATFKKLLTAAQPDVQFVAEQATPLGNVDAGAVTQAIADAKPDAIFNVLFGADLGKFVREGNTRGLFKDRSVVSLLTGEPDYLDPLGAEAPTGWIVTGYPWYSIDTAANKKFVDAYQARYHDYPRLGSVVGYSALMSIAAGIRKAGSVDPDKLAAAFKGLGVETPFGPITYRAQDNQSTMGAYVGVTGLKDGKGVMTSYRYIDGASVQPSDAEVKKLRPAE from the coding sequence ATGACCACGCGCGCAGGATGGATGACTCGCCTCATGGTGCCGACGCTACTGTCGCTCGCCGCTTTGAGCGCGAGCGCACAACAGACCATCAAGATCGGCGAGATCAATAGCTACAAGGCGCAGCCCGCCTTTCTCGGGCCTTACAAGAACGGCTGGAATCTCGCGCTCGACCAGGTGAATGCCGCGGGCGGCGTGCTCGGCAAACAGCTCGAAGTGGTATCGCGCGACGACAACGGCAACCCCGGCGACACGATTCGCGTCGCGCAGGAACTGATCGCGCGCGAGCAGGTGCAGTTGCTGTTCGGCGGCTTCCTCTCGAACACCGGCCTCGCGCTGACCGACTTCGCGAAGCAGAAGAAGATCTTCTTCCTCGCCGCTGAACCGCTGACGGACAAGATCGTGTGGGCGGACGGCAACAAATACACATACCGTCTGCGTCCTTCCACGTACATGCAGGTGGCGATGCTCGTGCCGGAAGCGGCCAAGCTGAAGAAGAAGCGCTGGGCGCTGGTGTATCCGAACTACGAGTACGGGCAATCAGCGGTAGCCACCTTCAAGAAACTGCTGACGGCGGCGCAGCCCGACGTGCAATTCGTCGCCGAACAGGCCACGCCGCTCGGCAATGTCGATGCGGGCGCGGTGACCCAGGCGATTGCGGATGCGAAGCCCGATGCGATCTTCAACGTGCTGTTCGGCGCCGACCTCGGCAAGTTCGTGCGCGAGGGCAATACGCGTGGACTCTTCAAGGATCGCAGCGTGGTGTCCCTGCTGACGGGCGAGCCGGATTATCTCGATCCGCTGGGCGCCGAAGCGCCGACCGGCTGGATCGTCACCGGCTACCCGTGGTATTCGATCGATACGGCGGCCAACAAGAAGTTCGTCGATGCCTATCAGGCCAGGTATCACGACTATCCGCGGCTCGGCTCGGTAGTGGGGTATTCGGCGTTGATGTCGATTGCCGCCGGGATCAGGAAGGCCGGGTCGGTCGATCCGGATAAGCTCGCCGCCGCGTTCAAGGGCCTCGGCGTGGAGACACCGTTCGGGCCGATCACCTATCGGGCCCAGGACAATCAGTCGACCATGGGCGCATACGTCGGCGTGACGGGGTTGAAGGACGGCAAGGGAGTGATGACGTCGTACCGGTATATCGACGGCGCGAGCGTTCAGCCTTCGGATGCCGAGGTCAAGAAGCTGCGGCCGGCTGAGTGA
- a CDS encoding aspartate aminotransferase family protein, with translation MTSRPVIDDLSSFWMPFTANRQFKAAPRLLESAKGMYYRSTDGREVLDGCAGLWCVNAGHGREEIVAAITQQLSTLDFAPTFQMGHPLAFEAATKVAELMPEGLDRIFFTNSGSESVDTALKIALAYHRSRGEGQRTRLIGRERGYHGVGFGGISVGGIATNRKTFSGALLPAVDHLPHTHNLEQNAFSKGQPAWGAHLAEELERIVTLHDASTIAAVIVEPVAGSTGVLIPPQGYLQKLREICTKHGILLIFDEVITAFGRVGKATASEYFGVTPDLITMAKAINNAAIPMGAVAASRTIHDTIVNSGAQGAIELFHGYTYSAHPAATAAAVATLDLYRREGLFDRAATLAPTFEAAAHSLRGAKHVKDVRNIGLIAGVELESRDGAPGARAYEAFVKCFEAGVLVRFTGDILAFSPPLIINEEQIAHIFKTVGDVLATVQ, from the coding sequence ATGACTTCGCGCCCCGTCATCGACGATCTGTCGTCTTTCTGGATGCCCTTTACCGCCAACCGCCAGTTCAAGGCCGCGCCGCGCCTGCTGGAATCGGCCAAGGGCATGTACTACCGCAGCACGGACGGGCGTGAAGTGCTCGACGGTTGCGCGGGTCTGTGGTGCGTGAACGCCGGCCACGGGCGCGAGGAAATCGTCGCCGCGATCACCCAGCAGCTCTCCACGCTCGATTTCGCGCCGACCTTCCAGATGGGCCACCCGCTCGCCTTCGAAGCCGCGACGAAAGTCGCCGAACTGATGCCGGAAGGTCTCGACCGCATCTTCTTCACGAACTCGGGGTCGGAGTCGGTCGATACCGCGCTTAAAATCGCTCTGGCGTACCACCGTTCGCGCGGCGAAGGCCAGCGTACGCGCTTGATCGGCCGCGAGCGCGGCTATCACGGGGTGGGTTTCGGTGGCATCTCGGTCGGCGGCATCGCAACCAACCGCAAGACCTTCTCGGGCGCGCTGCTGCCGGCAGTCGATCATCTGCCGCACACCCATAACCTCGAACAGAACGCGTTCTCGAAAGGCCAGCCGGCCTGGGGCGCGCATCTCGCCGAGGAACTCGAGCGCATTGTCACGCTGCACGATGCATCGACGATCGCCGCGGTGATCGTCGAACCGGTGGCCGGCTCGACGGGCGTGCTGATTCCGCCGCAAGGCTATCTGCAAAAGCTGCGCGAGATCTGCACGAAGCACGGCATCCTGCTGATCTTCGACGAAGTGATCACCGCTTTCGGCCGCGTCGGCAAGGCCACGGCGAGCGAGTACTTCGGCGTGACGCCGGATCTGATCACGATGGCGAAGGCCATCAACAACGCCGCGATCCCGATGGGCGCGGTGGCCGCAAGCCGCACGATCCACGACACGATCGTCAACAGCGGCGCGCAAGGCGCAATCGAGCTGTTCCACGGCTACACGTATTCGGCTCACCCGGCGGCAACGGCGGCCGCGGTCGCCACGCTCGACCTGTATCGCCGCGAGGGTCTGTTCGACCGCGCCGCGACGCTGGCCCCGACGTTCGAAGCCGCCGCCCACTCGCTGCGCGGCGCGAAGCATGTGAAGGACGTGCGCAATATCGGCCTGATCGCCGGCGTGGAGCTGGAATCGCGCGACGGCGCGCCGGGCGCGCGAGCCTACGAAGCGTTCGTCAAATGCTTCGAAGCGGGCGTGCTGGTGCGCTTTACAGGCGATATCCTCGCGTTCTCGCCGCCGCTCATCATCAACGAAGAGCAGATCGCGCACATCTTCAAGACCGTGGGCGACGTGCTGGCGACGGTGCAGTAA
- a CDS encoding amidohydrolase family protein, whose protein sequence is MAAETLTGLSGKVAVTNIGLLLSGDIDQPILDANTLVIDDGVIVAVGREKDCDLEGARTTVDCKGTTVAPGLIDSHVHPVFGDWTPRQNQMGWIESNLNGGVTTMISAGEVHLPGRPKDVLGVKALAITAQRSFEGMRGAGVGGGVKVMAGAPVIEKGMVEEDFKELSEAGVKLLGEVGLGSVKGGEEAAQMVAWARKYGIQSTIHTGGPSIPGSGLIDRDVVLAADADVIGHINGGHTSLSYRHVCDLCEQSSRALEIVHNGNERIALLTARHAIELKCPHRIILGTDSPAGSGVQPLGILRMIALISSLADVPAETAFCFATGNTARQRNLRQGLIEVGRPADLVFMDRAQHTAADTLLESVQLGDIPGVGMVMIDGLIRCRRSRNTPPATEVPVVL, encoded by the coding sequence ATGGCAGCAGAGACGTTGACAGGCTTGTCGGGCAAGGTCGCGGTAACGAACATCGGGCTGCTGTTATCCGGCGACATCGATCAGCCGATTCTCGACGCGAACACGCTCGTGATCGACGACGGCGTGATCGTCGCGGTTGGCCGCGAAAAGGACTGCGATCTCGAAGGCGCGCGCACGACGGTCGATTGCAAAGGCACGACGGTCGCGCCCGGCCTGATCGACTCGCATGTGCACCCGGTATTCGGCGACTGGACGCCGCGCCAGAATCAGATGGGCTGGATCGAATCGAATCTGAACGGCGGCGTCACCACGATGATTTCCGCCGGCGAAGTGCATTTGCCCGGCCGTCCGAAAGACGTGCTCGGCGTGAAGGCGCTCGCCATTACCGCGCAACGCTCGTTCGAGGGGATGCGCGGCGCGGGTGTCGGCGGCGGCGTCAAGGTGATGGCGGGCGCGCCGGTGATCGAGAAGGGGATGGTCGAAGAGGATTTCAAGGAACTCTCCGAAGCAGGCGTCAAACTGCTCGGCGAAGTCGGCCTCGGCAGTGTGAAGGGTGGCGAGGAAGCCGCGCAGATGGTCGCATGGGCGCGCAAGTACGGCATTCAGAGCACGATTCACACGGGCGGCCCGTCGATTCCCGGCTCCGGGCTGATCGATCGCGACGTGGTGCTCGCCGCCGACGCGGACGTGATCGGCCACATCAACGGCGGCCATACGTCGCTGTCTTACCGGCATGTGTGCGACCTGTGCGAACAGTCGAGCCGCGCGCTGGAAATCGTCCACAACGGCAATGAGCGCATTGCGCTGCTGACCGCGCGCCACGCGATCGAATTGAAGTGTCCGCACCGGATCATTCTCGGCACGGACAGTCCCGCCGGTTCCGGCGTGCAACCGCTCGGCATTCTGCGCATGATCGCGCTGATTTCCAGCCTCGCCGACGTGCCGGCGGAGACCGCCTTCTGTTTCGCGACCGGCAACACCGCGCGTCAACGCAATCTGCGGCAAGGGCTGATTGAAGTGGGCCGTCCCGCGGACCTCGTATTCATGGATCGCGCACAGCATACGGCGGCCGATACGCTGCTCGAAAGCGTGCAGCTCGGCGATATTCCGGGTGTGGGCATGGTGATGATCGACGGCCTGATCCGCTGCCGGCGCAGCCGCAATACGCCTCCGGCCACCGAAGTGCCGGTGGTGCTGTGA
- a CDS encoding (2Fe-2S)-binding protein: MNRPAPLTLKVNGATHLVSAAADTPLLYLLRNDLALNGPKFGCGLGECGACTVLLDGVPTRACVTTAKVALGREITTLEGLGTRAALHPVQQAFIEEQAAQCGYCLNGMIMTAKALLDRDPHPGVETIRRELSRNLCRCGTHVEIVRAVQRAAELLAARAAAQSALHEGGRA; this comes from the coding sequence ATGAACCGCCCGGCGCCGCTTACGCTGAAGGTGAACGGTGCGACGCATCTCGTCAGCGCCGCCGCCGACACGCCGCTGCTCTACCTGCTGCGTAACGACCTCGCGCTGAACGGTCCGAAGTTCGGCTGCGGTCTCGGCGAATGCGGCGCGTGCACGGTGCTGCTCGACGGCGTGCCGACGCGTGCCTGCGTCACTACCGCAAAGGTCGCCTTGGGCCGCGAGATCACCACGCTCGAAGGACTGGGCACGCGCGCCGCGCTGCATCCGGTGCAGCAGGCGTTTATCGAAGAACAGGCCGCGCAGTGCGGCTATTGCCTGAACGGCATGATCATGACGGCCAAGGCCCTGCTCGATCGCGATCCGCATCCGGGCGTCGAGACGATCCGGCGCGAGTTGTCGCGCAACCTGTGCCGTTGCGGCACGCATGTCGAGATCGTGCGCGCGGTGCAGCGCGCCGCTGAATTGCTTGCTGCGCGAGCGGCCGCGCAATCAGCCTTGCACGAAGGAGGGCGTGCATGA
- a CDS encoding DUF6496 domain-containing protein — protein MPEQKTLKRAHADKRAGKSSSTQAGEFVKEQVDKVRAGKHGVRSARQAIAIGLSEARRAGVAVKSPKKGAASESTRKKAATDNAAGQHKRSTTKKSTESTAKRSRAATNALKREGSAGASRTALSKQTKAAAAKRPAASRSAAAKKAAATKGAAGRSAAAKKAAHTRASRAHH, from the coding sequence ATGCCCGAACAGAAAACCCTCAAGCGTGCCCACGCCGACAAACGCGCCGGCAAGTCGTCGAGTACGCAAGCCGGCGAATTCGTCAAGGAACAGGTCGACAAGGTGCGTGCTGGCAAGCACGGCGTCAGGTCGGCAAGGCAGGCGATTGCGATCGGTCTTTCGGAAGCGCGCCGTGCCGGCGTCGCCGTGAAGTCGCCGAAGAAGGGCGCGGCCAGCGAGTCCACGCGCAAGAAAGCGGCCACGGACAACGCCGCGGGTCAGCACAAGAGGAGCACGACGAAGAAGAGCACGGAATCGACGGCGAAGCGCTCGCGCGCCGCGACCAATGCGTTAAAGCGTGAGGGAAGCGCCGGCGCGTCGCGCACGGCGCTGTCAAAGCAGACGAAGGCGGCCGCGGCCAAACGTCCGGCAGCCAGCCGTTCCGCAGCGGCGAAGAAGGCTGCCGCGACGAAGGGTGCCGCAGGCCGTTCGGCGGCGGCAAAAAAGGCAGCCCATACGCGGGCTTCGCGCGCGCATCATTGA